The proteins below come from a single Maridesulfovibrio frigidus DSM 17176 genomic window:
- the betB gene encoding betaine-aldehyde dehydrogenase produces MIQGKMFINGEWVAALSGSEREIINPFDSSVIAKVAEGAREDSALAITAARNAFDSGEWSATPASERGRMLFKLADLIERDNEELASLESLDTGKTVEESRWDMNDIAGIFRYYAGLADKNGGEVIASPVPNSTSIVVREPIGVCGQISPWNYPLLQAAWKMAPALAAGNTIIMKPSEITPLTAIKVTELAEEVGFPKGVVNLVLGAGAEVGAELAENVDVDLISFTGGIATGKTIMRAAAVNVKKVALELGGKNPNIVFDDADFDVAIDYALNAVFFHAGQICSAGARLMVQDGIHDRFVEELRKRIEAIVVGNGFEEGTQMGPLISAEHLAKVENFVQMAPSEGAKLLTGGKRPSDPKLKDGFFFEPTLFTDCKNDMKIVQEEVFGPVITVERFQTEEEVIRWANDTIYGLSAGFWTSDADRIERVSKALKFGTVWINDFNVYFVQAPWGGYKQSGMGRELGHMGLEEYTEVKHIFRNHAPEPFNWFNTSA; encoded by the coding sequence ATGATACAGGGAAAAATGTTCATCAACGGCGAATGGGTTGCAGCCCTTTCCGGATCCGAACGCGAAATTATAAATCCTTTTGATAGCTCTGTAATTGCGAAGGTTGCCGAAGGAGCCAGAGAAGACTCCGCGCTTGCAATCACCGCAGCACGCAATGCATTTGATTCCGGCGAATGGAGCGCAACTCCAGCCTCTGAACGCGGCAGAATGCTTTTCAAACTCGCAGACCTTATCGAACGCGACAACGAAGAACTCGCTAGCCTTGAAAGTCTGGATACTGGTAAAACAGTTGAAGAAAGCCGCTGGGACATGAACGATATAGCAGGTATTTTCCGCTATTATGCGGGCCTTGCAGATAAGAATGGCGGCGAAGTTATCGCTTCACCAGTGCCTAATTCCACAAGCATAGTTGTTCGTGAGCCAATCGGTGTATGCGGTCAGATTTCGCCTTGGAACTACCCACTACTTCAAGCCGCATGGAAGATGGCCCCAGCCCTTGCCGCTGGAAATACCATAATCATGAAGCCCAGCGAAATAACCCCGCTGACTGCAATCAAAGTTACCGAACTTGCTGAAGAAGTAGGCTTCCCAAAAGGAGTAGTCAATCTAGTCCTTGGAGCTGGAGCAGAAGTCGGAGCAGAGCTTGCCGAAAACGTCGACGTTGACCTCATATCCTTCACCGGAGGAATAGCAACGGGTAAGACTATCATGCGCGCAGCGGCTGTAAATGTTAAAAAAGTAGCCCTTGAACTAGGTGGCAAAAATCCGAATATCGTTTTTGATGACGCTGACTTCGATGTAGCAATTGATTACGCTCTCAACGCAGTATTTTTCCATGCGGGGCAAATATGTTCCGCTGGGGCAAGACTCATGGTACAAGACGGTATTCATGACCGCTTTGTGGAAGAGTTACGCAAAAGAATTGAAGCTATTGTAGTAGGTAACGGCTTTGAAGAAGGAACCCAGATGGGGCCGCTTATTTCTGCCGAGCATCTAGCTAAGGTTGAAAATTTTGTGCAAATGGCCCCTTCTGAGGGTGCAAAGCTTCTTACTGGTGGAAAAAGACCTTCTGATCCAAAATTAAAGGACGGATTTTTCTTTGAGCCTACCCTGTTCACCGACTGCAAGAATGACATGAAAATTGTTCAGGAAGAAGTCTTCGGGCCGGTAATTACCGTAGAGCGTTTCCAAACGGAAGAAGAAGTTATCCGCTGGGCCAACGATACTATCTACGGACTTTCCGCAGGATTCTGGACAAGTGACGCCGACCGCATTGAAAGAGTTTCTAAAGCTCTGAAATTCGGAACAGTTTGGATAAATGACTTCAATGTGTATTTCGTACAGGCCCCATGGGGCGGGTACAAACAGTCTGGAATGGGCCGTGAACTCGGTCATATGGGACTTGAAGAATACACAGAGGTAAAGCATATATTTAGGAATCATGCCCCCGAACCATTCAATTGGTTCAACACTTCTGCTTAA